A section of the Glandiceps talaboti chromosome 8, keGlaTala1.1, whole genome shotgun sequence genome encodes:
- the LOC144438781 gene encoding BTB/POZ domain-containing protein KCTD8-like: protein MTTNNDTFPSILELNVGGQLYTTAHSTLIKETDSLLGQMFTGRTKTGVQRDSRGRYFIDRDGILFRYILDYLRNSKLVLPENFAEKERLRQEAEYYKLTGLVKAIARDGGAVTQTGRPTLAPIHSGSGQNHVSSNAIGKTPAFLTLGYRGTFAFGRDGLADVKFRKITRILVCGKGYICKEVFGDSLNDSRDPDRIHTQDRYTARYFLKHTYLEQAFDMLAESGFRFISCCASGTSTIIGAPECEESKWNHYNEFIFQRQ, encoded by the coding sequence ATGACGACCAACAACGACACTTTTCCGTCAATTTTAGAACTCAATGTCGGTGGACAATTGTATACAACCGCACATTCGACGTTGATCAAAGAAACAGACTCGCTTCTCGGCCAAATGTTTACGGGTCGCACGAAAACTGGTGTGCAACGCGATTCAAGAGGTCGTTATTTTATTGATCGTGATGGCATATTATTCCGCTACATACTTGACTACCTTCGCAACAGCAAATTGGTTCTACCAGAGAATTTTGCAGAGAAGGAACGCCTGCGACAAGAGGCTGAATATTATAAGCTGACTGGTTTAGTGAAAGCTATTGCAAGAGACGGAGGAGCAGTGACGCAGACAGGTCGGCCGACTCTTGCACCAATACACAGTGGAAGTGGCCAGAACCATGTTTCATCAAATGCCATCGGTAAGACGCCGGCTTTTCTTACTTTAGGCTATCGTGGTACTTTTGCTTTTGGACGTGATGGTTTAGCTGACGTAAAATTTCGTAAAATTACACGTATATTGGTGTGTGGTAAGGGTTATATTTGTAAGGAGGTTTTCGGCGACTCTCTGAACGATAGTCGTGATCCTGACCGAATACACACCCAAGATCGCTACACCGCTAGGTACTTTCTGAAGCACACGTACCTGGAGCAAGCTTTCGACATGTTGGCAGAATCGGGATTTCGTTTTATCAGCTGTTGTGCATCAGGAACCAGTACCATCATTGGTGCCCCTGAATGTGAAGAAAGCAAATGGAATCATTACAATGAGTTCATTTTCCAGCGCCAATGA